In Picosynechococcus sp. PCC 7002, the following are encoded in one genomic region:
- the dapA gene encoding 4-hydroxy-tetrahydrodipicolinate synthase, giving the protein MTSTRFGRVITAMVTPFTEEGQVDYAMAEKLAAHFIDQGSDALVVCGTTGESPTLTWDEEYELFRAVQNAATGRAKVIAGTGSNSTSEAIAATQKAAKLNLDGSLQVVPYYNKPPQEGLYQHFKAIAEACPDIPLMLYNVPGRTSCNLLPETVIRLATVDNIVAIKEASGNLDQAAQIRCGVDSTFEIYSGDDSLTLPLMSVGAQGVVSVASHLVGPQMQAMIQAFLAGRTQEAIALHLKLFPLFRVLFCDTNPLPVKTALILQGWRLGSFRPPLCPLSPDRTKQLTQVLKDLSLL; this is encoded by the coding sequence ATGACAAGTACAAGATTTGGTCGAGTGATCACCGCAATGGTGACCCCCTTTACGGAAGAGGGGCAGGTGGATTACGCGATGGCGGAAAAATTAGCGGCCCATTTCATTGACCAGGGGAGTGACGCCCTTGTTGTCTGCGGCACCACCGGAGAATCGCCCACCCTGACTTGGGATGAGGAGTATGAGCTATTCCGGGCTGTGCAAAATGCTGCCACTGGACGGGCTAAGGTAATCGCGGGTACGGGTTCTAATTCCACCAGTGAGGCGATCGCCGCCACCCAAAAAGCCGCTAAACTGAACTTGGACGGTTCGCTGCAAGTTGTTCCCTATTACAATAAGCCCCCCCAAGAAGGACTTTATCAGCATTTCAAGGCGATCGCCGAGGCCTGCCCTGATATCCCATTGATGCTTTACAACGTGCCGGGGCGCACCAGTTGTAATCTGTTGCCCGAAACCGTGATTCGCCTCGCCACCGTGGACAACATCGTGGCCATCAAAGAAGCCAGCGGTAACCTCGACCAGGCCGCCCAAATTCGTTGTGGTGTAGATTCTACCTTTGAAATTTACTCAGGGGATGATAGTCTAACTCTACCTTTGATGAGTGTAGGAGCCCAGGGCGTTGTGAGCGTGGCCAGTCACCTTGTCGGGCCGCAGATGCAGGCGATGATCCAAGCCTTTCTTGCTGGCCGTACCCAAGAGGCGATCGCCCTCCACTTGAAGCTTTTCCCCCTATTCCGTGTCCTATTCTGTGATACCAACCCCCTCCCCGTGAAAACCGCTCTCATTCTTCAGGGATGGCGTTTAGGTAGCTTTCGTCCGCCCCTCTGTCCCCTCAGCCCTGATCGCACAAAACAACTCACCCAGGTGTTGAAGGATTTGTCCCTCCTCTAA
- a CDS encoding ribonuclease J, with the protein MNKSKPQPTTRRRTRTSQKQTTKPENLNPQDSIKIIPLGGLHEIGKNTCVFEYDDEIVLLDAGLAFPTDGMHGVNIVLPDTTYLRENRHKIKGMIVTHGHEDHIGGISHHLKQFDIPVIYGPRLAMSLLSDKLDEAGVSDRTKLHSVMPRDMVRIGKNFLVEYIRNTHSIADSFTVAIHTPIGVIIHTGDFKVDFTPVDGEQFDFQRLAEHGEKGVLCLLSDSTNAEVPGRTPSEASVKPNLDRIFGQAQGRLFVTTFASSVHRVSIILELAQKHNRKVAVVGRSMLNVISHARNLGYMKCLDELFIPLRQLKSMKDEDVLILTTGSQGETLSAMTRISHDAHRHIKIKEGDTVVFSANPIPGNTIAVVNTIDRLMMRGAKVIYGKGEGIHVSGHGAQDDHKLMLALTKPKFFIPFHGEHRMLVKHAQTAQSMGVPEENIVIIDNGDIVELTENSIGVTGKVPSGIELVDRSGIVHDSVLQERQQLAEEGVITVAVAIAQDGNLIAPPEIHLRGVVTAANNKLLHQLIQRNVENVLEDRLAEYKEHGKRSNEDIDWTDIRLEIEASLQRLARRELQGEPLVVFLMQVSEQTAVRTQRRRRRPTASLAS; encoded by the coding sequence ATGAACAAGAGCAAACCCCAACCCACAACCCGTAGAAGAACCCGCACCAGCCAAAAACAAACGACAAAGCCAGAAAATCTCAACCCCCAGGACAGTATTAAAATTATTCCCCTGGGTGGTCTCCATGAAATTGGTAAAAACACCTGTGTTTTTGAGTATGACGATGAAATCGTGCTGCTCGATGCGGGCCTAGCCTTTCCGACGGATGGGATGCATGGGGTCAATATTGTTCTGCCAGACACAACCTATCTCCGGGAAAACCGCCACAAAATTAAGGGGATGATTGTCACCCACGGCCACGAAGATCACATTGGTGGTATTTCCCATCACCTCAAGCAGTTTGATATTCCCGTCATCTATGGCCCCCGCCTAGCTATGTCTCTGTTGTCCGACAAACTAGATGAAGCAGGCGTAAGCGATCGCACCAAACTCCACAGCGTCATGCCACGGGACATGGTGCGTATTGGTAAAAATTTCCTCGTAGAATACATCCGCAATACTCACTCCATTGCCGATAGCTTTACCGTGGCGATCCACACGCCCATTGGGGTGATCATTCACACAGGGGACTTCAAAGTAGACTTTACCCCTGTTGACGGTGAACAGTTTGATTTTCAGCGGCTCGCTGAGCATGGCGAAAAAGGTGTTCTCTGTCTTTTAAGTGATTCGACGAACGCCGAAGTTCCCGGTCGCACCCCTTCGGAAGCCTCAGTGAAGCCGAATTTAGACAGAATCTTTGGTCAGGCCCAAGGACGACTCTTTGTGACGACCTTTGCCTCTTCTGTCCACCGGGTCAGCATTATTTTAGAACTGGCGCAAAAACACAATCGTAAGGTGGCTGTGGTGGGCCGTTCCATGCTAAACGTCATTTCCCATGCCCGCAATTTAGGCTACATGAAATGTTTGGATGAGCTGTTTATTCCCCTGCGGCAGCTGAAAAGCATGAAGGATGAGGATGTTTTGATCCTGACAACGGGCTCCCAAGGTGAGACCTTATCGGCCATGACACGGATCTCCCACGATGCCCACCGCCACATCAAAATTAAGGAAGGGGATACGGTGGTCTTTTCGGCCAATCCGATCCCTGGGAATACGATCGCCGTGGTCAATACCATTGATCGTCTGATGATGCGCGGCGCGAAAGTCATCTACGGTAAAGGGGAAGGAATCCACGTTTCTGGTCACGGCGCCCAAGATGATCACAAGTTGATGTTGGCCTTGACGAAGCCGAAGTTCTTTATTCCGTTCCACGGGGAACACCGGATGTTGGTGAAGCACGCCCAAACGGCCCAATCGATGGGGGTACCGGAAGAAAATATTGTGATTATCGATAACGGTGACATTGTGGAACTCACAGAAAATTCCATTGGTGTTACCGGGAAAGTGCCTTCGGGAATTGAATTAGTAGACCGTTCTGGTATTGTCCATGATTCGGTACTCCAGGAACGGCAACAGTTGGCCGAGGAAGGGGTGATTACGGTGGCCGTGGCGATCGCCCAAGACGGTAATCTAATTGCGCCACCAGAAATTCATCTCCGGGGTGTGGTTACCGCAGCGAACAATAAGTTACTCCACCAGTTAATCCAGCGGAATGTCGAAAATGTGTTGGAAGACCGCCTCGCAGAGTACAAAGAACATGGCAAGCGCAGCAACGAAGACATTGACTGGACTGACATTCGCCTAGAGATTGAAGCATCCCTACAACGCCTTGCCCGTCGAGAATTACAAGGGGAACCCCTCGTGGTCTTTTTGATGCAGGTCAGCGAACAGACTGCCGTTAGAACCCAGCGCCGTCGTCGTCGTCCCACAGCATCCCTTGCTTCCTAA